One segment of Nakamurella flava DNA contains the following:
- the groL gene encoding chaperonin GroEL (60 kDa chaperone family; promotes refolding of misfolded polypeptides especially under stressful conditions; forms two stacked rings of heptamers to form a barrel-shaped 14mer; ends can be capped by GroES; misfolded proteins enter the barrel where they are refolded when GroES binds): MAKHISFDTTARAALQRGVDKLADTVKVTLGPRGRYVVLDKKFGGPTITNDGVTIARDVELDDPQENMGAQLIKTAATKTNDVAGDGTTTATVLTQAMVAEGIRNVTAGANPMALRSGIMQAADKVNELLSQWATPVAGDQAAIAQVGTIAARDETIGAQLGEAIGHVGADGVVTVEEHSGLTTELEYTDGVQFDKGYLSPYFATDPEAGEAVLENPYILLVREKVSALADLLPLLEKVLAESKPLLIIAEDVDGEALSTLVVNSIRKTLSVVAVKAPFFGDRRKAFQQDLAIVTGAEVVSSEVGLKLAEVGLEVLGTARRVVVTKDETTLVDGGGSAEAVADRAKQLKADIEASDSDWDREKLQERLAKLAGGVAVIKVGAATEIEAKERKHRIEDAVNATKAAVAEGIIAGGGSALVHAAKSPELTALAESLPADEAIGVRIVQRALSAPAYWIAANGGLEGAVVVSKIADLPVGQGFDAATGEYRDLVAAGIIDPVKVTKSAVSNAASIAGMVLTTETTVTDIPEAEPAPAAGGHAGHSH; this comes from the coding sequence ATGGCGAAGCACATCAGCTTCGATACGACCGCCCGCGCGGCTCTGCAGCGCGGCGTCGACAAGCTGGCCGACACGGTCAAGGTGACCCTCGGCCCGCGGGGGCGCTACGTCGTCCTCGACAAGAAGTTCGGCGGACCGACCATCACCAACGACGGCGTCACCATCGCCCGTGACGTCGAGCTGGACGATCCGCAGGAGAACATGGGGGCGCAGCTGATCAAGACGGCGGCCACCAAGACCAACGACGTCGCCGGCGACGGCACCACCACCGCGACCGTGCTGACGCAGGCCATGGTCGCCGAGGGCATCCGCAACGTCACCGCCGGCGCCAACCCGATGGCCCTGCGGTCCGGCATCATGCAGGCCGCCGACAAGGTCAACGAGCTGCTGTCGCAGTGGGCCACCCCGGTGGCCGGCGACCAGGCCGCCATCGCCCAGGTCGGCACCATCGCCGCGCGCGACGAGACCATCGGTGCCCAGCTCGGCGAGGCCATCGGGCACGTCGGTGCCGACGGCGTCGTCACCGTCGAGGAGCATTCCGGCCTGACCACCGAGCTCGAGTACACCGACGGTGTGCAGTTCGACAAGGGTTACCTGTCGCCGTACTTCGCGACCGATCCGGAGGCCGGCGAGGCCGTCCTGGAGAACCCGTACATCCTGCTGGTCCGCGAGAAGGTCTCGGCGCTGGCCGACCTGCTGCCGCTGCTGGAGAAGGTGCTCGCCGAGTCCAAGCCGCTGCTGATCATCGCCGAGGACGTCGACGGCGAGGCGCTCTCGACGCTCGTGGTGAACTCGATCCGCAAGACGCTGTCGGTGGTCGCGGTGAAGGCGCCGTTCTTCGGTGACCGTCGCAAGGCGTTCCAGCAGGACTTGGCCATCGTCACCGGGGCCGAGGTCGTCTCGAGCGAGGTCGGACTGAAGCTGGCCGAGGTCGGGCTGGAGGTCCTGGGGACCGCCCGTCGGGTCGTCGTCACCAAGGACGAGACCACGCTGGTCGACGGCGGCGGGTCCGCCGAGGCGGTGGCCGACCGGGCCAAGCAGCTCAAGGCCGACATCGAGGCCAGCGATTCCGACTGGGACCGCGAGAAGCTGCAGGAGCGGCTGGCCAAGTTGGCCGGCGGCGTCGCCGTCATCAAGGTCGGCGCAGCGACGGAGATCGAGGCCAAGGAGCGCAAGCACCGCATCGAGGACGCGGTGAACGCGACCAAGGCCGCGGTGGCCGAAGGCATCATCGCCGGCGGTGGTTCGGCGCTCGTCCACGCGGCCAAGAGCCCCGAGCTCACGGCCCTGGCCGAGTCCCTCCCGGCCGACGAGGCCATCGGCGTCCGCATCGTCCAGCGCGCGCTGTCGGCCCCGGCCTACTGGATCGCCGCCAACGGCGGTCTCGAGGGCGCGGTCGTCGTCTCCAAGATCGCGGACCTGCCCGTCGGGCAGGGCTTCGACGCGGCGACCGGCGAATACCGCGATCTGGTCGCGGCCGGCATCATCGACCCGGTCAAGGTCACGAAGTCGGCAGTGTCCAATGCGGCGTCGATCGCCGGCATGGTGCTGACCACGGAGACCACGGTCACCGACATCCCCGAGGCCGAGCCGGCCCCGGCCGCCGGTGGGCACGCGGGTCACTCGCACTGA
- the ykgO gene encoding type B 50S ribosomal protein L36 translates to MKVRNSLKALKQKEGSIVVRRRGRVFVINKRNPRWKARQG, encoded by the coding sequence ATGAAGGTCCGCAATTCGCTCAAGGCCCTGAAGCAGAAGGAGGGCTCGATCGTCGTCCGGCGACGCGGTCGCGTCTTCGTCATCAATAAGCGCAACCCGCGCTGGAAGGCCCGGCAGGGATGA
- the groES gene encoding co-chaperone GroES, producing the protein MASVNIQPLEDKILVKANEAETTTASGIVIPDTAKEKPQEGTVLAVGPGRYDDNGKRIPVDVAEGDVVIYSKYGGTEVKYSGQEYLLLSARDVLAKVAK; encoded by the coding sequence GTGGCGAGCGTGAACATCCAGCCGCTCGAGGACAAGATCCTCGTCAAGGCCAACGAGGCTGAGACGACGACCGCGTCCGGCATCGTCATCCCCGACACCGCCAAGGAGAAGCCGCAGGAGGGCACCGTCCTCGCGGTCGGCCCGGGTCGTTACGACGACAACGGCAAGCGGATCCCGGTCGACGTCGCCGAGGGCGACGTCGTCATCTACTCGAAGTACGGCGGCACCGAGGTCAAGTACAGCGGCCAGGAGTACCTGCTGCTGTCGGCCCGCGACGTGCTGGCCAAGGTCGCCAAGTAA
- the shbA gene encoding RNA polymerase sigma factor ShbA, giving the protein MGQVTGTPSSPAMNDLVDQAVAGHTPSLQALLSQVHPIVVRYCRSRLSSTYRSGTTADDVAQEVCMAVLTALPTFRQEGRPFVAFVYGIAAHKVADVHRAAARSRALPVADLPDAPTGERGPEQHVLAGTTSDLMDGLLANLPDSQQEIVRLRIVVGFSADETAAALGMTAGAVRVAQHRALNKLRSLLAADAGLTEQLM; this is encoded by the coding sequence ATGGGACAGGTGACGGGGACACCGTCATCGCCGGCGATGAACGATCTCGTCGACCAGGCGGTGGCCGGCCACACCCCTTCACTGCAGGCGTTGTTGTCGCAGGTCCATCCCATCGTCGTCCGCTACTGCCGTTCACGTCTGTCGTCCACCTACCGCTCTGGCACCACCGCGGACGACGTCGCCCAGGAGGTGTGCATGGCCGTCCTGACCGCCCTGCCCACCTTTCGTCAGGAGGGCCGGCCGTTCGTGGCCTTCGTCTACGGCATCGCCGCGCACAAGGTGGCCGACGTCCATCGGGCCGCTGCGCGGAGCCGGGCGTTGCCGGTCGCCGATCTACCGGACGCCCCGACCGGGGAACGTGGACCCGAGCAGCACGTACTCGCCGGCACCACCAGCGACCTCATGGACGGCCTGCTGGCCAATCTGCCCGACAGCCAGCAGGAGATCGTGCGCCTGCGCATCGTCGTCGGCTTCAGCGCCGACGAGACCGCCGCCGCGCTGGGGATGACGGCCGGTGCGGTGCGGGTCGCCCAGCATCGGGCCCTGAACAAGCTCCGCTCACTGCTGGCCGCGGACGCAGGGCTCACCGAGCAGCTGATGTGA
- the rimI gene encoding ribosomal protein S18-alanine N-acetyltransferase, whose amino-acid sequence MTAAYRPSPTLEPLPWWDIPALVELERRLFPGDSPWSAEMFWSELAVGNHYVVHRDEAGLVDGYAGLAVGPDVADVCTIGVRPDRQGRGLGRLLLRDLIAASGGQRMMLEVRTDNDPAIALYTSEGFRRIGLRRSYYFPSGADAYTMERSA is encoded by the coding sequence GTGACCGCCGCGTACCGACCGTCACCGACGCTCGAGCCGCTGCCCTGGTGGGACATCCCGGCCCTGGTGGAACTGGAGCGCCGGCTGTTCCCGGGCGACTCGCCGTGGTCGGCGGAGATGTTCTGGTCCGAGTTGGCCGTGGGCAATCACTACGTCGTCCACCGGGACGAGGCGGGCCTCGTCGACGGGTACGCGGGTCTGGCCGTCGGACCGGACGTGGCCGACGTGTGCACCATCGGTGTCCGCCCGGACCGCCAGGGCCGGGGTCTGGGCCGGCTGCTGCTGCGCGACCTGATCGCCGCCTCCGGCGGGCAGCGGATGATGCTCGAGGTCCGCACGGACAACGACCCGGCCATCGCCCTCTACACCTCGGAGGGTTTCCGCCGCATCGGTCTGCGACGGAGCTACTACTTCCCCAGCGGGGCGGACGCCTACACGATGGAGCGATCGGCATGA
- the tsaB gene encoding tRNA (adenosine(37)-N6)-threonylcarbamoyltransferase complex dimerization subunit type 1 TsaB, with product MLVIALDTSTPTVTAAVVELLRPHELTGAAAEPVRLLAEHTHTDPFAHAEYLMPLVDGAVADAGRTLRDVDAVVVGLGPGPFTGLRVGIATASALADGLGCEAHGVPSHDAIARRVPDRSGGLLVATDARRREVYVSAYGPDGRRTFGPAVLAPAVVGGELAAAGIAVGAVTGAGAELLATALPDLPFRSPERALGLGLVERAAPALLTGAVPGPLTPLYLRRPDATEPSARRSVLGPAGPAR from the coding sequence GTGCTCGTCATCGCTCTGGACACGTCGACGCCCACCGTCACCGCGGCGGTCGTGGAACTGCTCCGACCGCACGAGCTGACCGGCGCGGCCGCCGAGCCGGTGCGCCTGCTGGCCGAGCACACCCATACCGACCCGTTCGCCCACGCCGAGTACCTGATGCCGCTGGTCGACGGGGCCGTCGCCGACGCCGGGCGCACCCTGCGGGACGTCGACGCGGTCGTCGTCGGTCTCGGGCCGGGGCCGTTCACCGGACTCCGGGTCGGCATCGCCACGGCGAGCGCGCTGGCCGACGGGCTCGGGTGCGAGGCGCACGGGGTCCCCAGCCACGACGCGATCGCCCGCCGGGTGCCGGACCGTTCCGGTGGCCTGCTGGTCGCGACCGACGCCCGTCGCCGCGAGGTCTACGTCAGCGCCTACGGACCGGACGGGCGTCGGACCTTCGGACCCGCGGTGCTGGCCCCGGCGGTCGTCGGAGGCGAGCTGGCCGCCGCCGGCATCGCGGTCGGCGCGGTCACCGGGGCGGGGGCCGAGCTCCTCGCGACCGCCCTGCCCGATCTGCCGTTCCGGTCGCCGGAGCGGGCGCTGGGTCTGGGCCTGGTCGAACGGGCCGCCCCGGCCCTACTGACCGGAGCCGTCCCCGGACCCCTGACCCCGCTGTACCTGCGCCGCCCGGACGCGACCGAGCCGTCGGCCCGCCGCTCGGTGCTCGGGCCGGCCGGACCGGCGCGGTGA
- a CDS encoding WhiB family transcriptional regulator → MGIAVADTRRLPGPNADLWDWQLHAACRGMASSFFFHPEGERGPARARREAKAKAVCLECPAVAACRAHALQVHEPYGIWGGLSESERASLIAPPVRPAASA, encoded by the coding sequence ATGGGGATCGCAGTGGCAGACACCCGGCGCCTTCCCGGCCCGAACGCTGATCTGTGGGACTGGCAGCTGCACGCAGCCTGCCGCGGCATGGCCAGTTCCTTCTTCTTCCACCCCGAGGGTGAACGTGGGCCGGCCCGCGCTCGCCGCGAAGCCAAGGCCAAGGCCGTCTGCCTGGAATGCCCGGCCGTCGCCGCCTGCCGCGCGCACGCCCTGCAGGTGCACGAGCCCTATGGCATCTGGGGTGGCCTGTCGGAGAGCGAGCGGGCGTCGCTCATCGCTCCCCCGGTCCGCCCGGCCGCCTCGGCCTGA
- a CDS encoding LacI family DNA-binding transcriptional regulator, producing the protein MAEQVTLADVAHWAGVSLATASRALHGAGGRTVRPDLRARVLAAAAELDYSPNANAQAIVRGSTSTVGLVVQDLGDPTGAAVAAGVMAAASERDLIVTVAATGFDPALQIRHVEALRRQRARAIILAGARFADPETTDRLADELRGYGVGGGGLAVIGRPGLPAPTVVTDDVGGSRRLALALHGLGYRRFAVLTGPEDLLTAEDRVSGFLDGLAAVGTTVPDEDVLSAAVTRDGGYAAMTELLDREEIGNGTGTGTGSDGKLLVFAVSDTMAVGAMAAARDRNIRIGPDLALAGFGDTPALRDVRPGLSTVRLPLVDLGRWAVDLALPGHERPGSSADPEAPPLMSTPADVVLRESTPPVPG; encoded by the coding sequence GTGGCCGAACAGGTGACGCTGGCGGACGTCGCCCACTGGGCCGGCGTCTCCCTGGCGACCGCCTCGCGGGCCCTGCACGGAGCGGGCGGCCGGACGGTGCGGCCCGATCTGCGGGCTCGGGTCCTGGCCGCCGCCGCCGAGCTCGACTACTCCCCCAACGCCAACGCGCAGGCCATCGTGCGCGGCTCGACCAGCACGGTGGGTCTGGTGGTCCAGGACCTGGGCGACCCGACGGGGGCGGCGGTCGCCGCCGGGGTGATGGCGGCGGCGAGCGAACGGGATCTGATCGTGACGGTCGCCGCGACCGGCTTCGACCCCGCCCTGCAGATCCGGCACGTGGAGGCCCTACGTCGACAACGGGCCCGGGCGATCATCCTGGCCGGGGCCCGGTTCGCGGACCCGGAGACCACCGACCGCCTGGCCGACGAACTGCGCGGCTACGGGGTCGGGGGCGGCGGGTTGGCCGTCATCGGCCGACCCGGGCTGCCCGCCCCCACCGTGGTCACCGACGACGTGGGTGGATCACGACGCCTCGCCCTGGCCCTGCACGGCCTCGGGTACCGACGGTTCGCCGTACTGACCGGCCCGGAGGACCTGCTCACCGCCGAGGACCGCGTCAGCGGGTTCCTCGACGGCCTGGCCGCGGTCGGAACCACCGTGCCCGACGAGGACGTGCTGTCCGCCGCCGTCACCCGGGACGGCGGGTACGCCGCGATGACCGAACTGCTCGACCGGGAGGAGATCGGGAACGGCACCGGTACCGGCACCGGTTCCGATGGCAAGCTCCTCGTCTTCGCGGTCAGCGACACCATGGCCGTCGGAGCGATGGCCGCCGCCCGCGACCGGAACATCCGGATCGGGCCCGACCTCGCCCTGGCCGGGTTCGGCGACACCCCCGCACTGCGGGACGTGCGACCCGGGCTCAGCACCGTCCGGCTGCCCCTGGTGGACCTTGGTCGGTGGGCCGTCGACCTGGCACTGCCCGGTCACGAGCGGCCGGGGTCGTCCGCGGACCCGGAGGCACCGCCGCTGATGAGCACCCCCGCCGACGTGGTCCTGCGGGAGAGCACTCCGCCCGTCCCCGGCTGA
- a CDS encoding response regulator transcription factor — protein MTSVLICDERRSARDGLTRVMGSVPSVDGIDCVASGDELLARYGRQPADVVLIGTQRALTSGIEATRRLLAIHPSAVVIVFGSPDDTASIAAAIACGARGFLRWDATQPEIVAALADTLTTPRAPALRDAGDGEAPLTEREMQVLRGMSQGQSNGEIGRELFLSEDTVKTHARRLFRKLGARDRAQAVALGFRRGFVA, from the coding sequence ATGACGAGTGTGCTGATCTGTGACGAGCGCCGTAGCGCTCGCGACGGATTGACACGGGTGATGGGGTCGGTGCCGTCGGTCGACGGGATCGACTGTGTCGCCAGCGGGGACGAGCTGCTGGCCCGCTACGGGCGGCAGCCCGCCGATGTGGTGCTGATCGGTACCCAGCGGGCGCTGACCAGCGGAATCGAGGCCACCCGGCGGCTGCTGGCGATCCACCCGTCCGCCGTCGTCATCGTCTTCGGGTCGCCCGACGACACCGCGTCGATCGCCGCGGCGATCGCCTGCGGCGCGCGGGGCTTCCTGCGCTGGGACGCCACCCAGCCGGAGATCGTGGCTGCGCTGGCCGACACCCTCACCACGCCGCGGGCCCCGGCCCTGCGCGACGCCGGCGACGGCGAGGCGCCCCTGACCGAGCGTGAGATGCAGGTGCTGCGGGGGATGAGCCAGGGGCAGTCCAACGGCGAGATCGGCCGGGAACTGTTCCTCTCCGAGGACACCGTCAAGACGCACGCCCGTCGGCTGTTCCGCAAGCTCGGCGCCCGGGACCGCGCGCAGGCCGTCGCCCTCGGTTTCCGCCGCGGCTTCGTCGCCTGA
- the rpsN gene encoding 30S ribosomal protein S14 — translation MAKKSKIARNEQRREIVARYATRRAELKETVRSPRSSDEEKAAAQLALQRLPRDASPTRVRNRDVVDGRPRAYLRAFGLSRINLREMAHRGELPGVTKSSW, via the coding sequence GTGGCCAAGAAGTCGAAGATCGCCCGCAACGAACAGCGCCGCGAGATCGTCGCCCGGTACGCCACCCGGCGGGCGGAGTTGAAGGAGACGGTGCGATCCCCGCGGTCCTCCGACGAGGAGAAGGCCGCCGCCCAGCTCGCCCTTCAGCGGCTTCCCCGGGACGCGTCGCCCACCCGTGTCCGCAACCGCGACGTCGTCGACGGTCGGCCCCGGGCCTACCTGCGGGCGTTCGGGCTGTCCCGGATCAACCTGCGGGAGATGGCCCACCGCGGGGAGCTGCCGGGCGTCACCAAGTCGTCCTGGTGA
- the guaB gene encoding IMP dehydrogenase, with translation MTSAAESTDRRGSFNGSGSVRVDPAEGASSGRYDDSDKFGLIGLTYDDVLLLPDASDLVPSEADTSTWFSRNVRLRVPLVSSAMDTVTESRMAISMAREGGIGILHRNLAMEDQAAQVEIVKRSEAGMVTDPVTCPPDATLREADALCAKFRISGVPVTDADGRLVGIITNRDMRFEVDLSRPVREVMTKMPLVTAPVGVSAEAALGLLRKHKIEKLPLVDGDGKLRGLITVKDFVKTEQYPNATKDADGRLLCGAAVGVGEESYKRAMLLVEAGVDVVVVDTAHGHSQRVGDMVRRLRNEVGTRVDIVGGNVATRAGAQALVDAGVDAVKVGVGPGSICTTRVVTGIGVPQVTAIHEAAKACRPAGVPVIGDGGLQFSGDIAKAIAVGADTVMLGSLLAGVAESPGELIFVAGKQYKAYRGMGSLGAMQSRGEARSYSKDRYSQDDVLSDDKLVPEGIEGRVPFRGRLQDVAHQLVGGLRAAMGYTGSPTIEALKDAKLVRITSAGLRESHPHDITITDEAPNYVNR, from the coding sequence GTGACGTCAGCAGCGGAGTCGACGGATCGTCGCGGAAGCTTCAACGGATCGGGGTCGGTCCGGGTCGATCCCGCCGAGGGCGCCTCGAGCGGCCGGTACGACGACTCGGACAAGTTCGGCCTGATCGGCCTGACCTACGACGACGTCCTGTTGCTGCCGGACGCCTCCGACCTGGTGCCGAGTGAGGCCGACACCAGTACCTGGTTCAGCCGCAACGTCCGGCTGCGGGTGCCGCTGGTGTCGAGCGCGATGGACACCGTGACCGAATCGCGGATGGCCATCTCGATGGCCCGCGAGGGCGGGATCGGCATCCTGCACCGCAACCTGGCCATGGAGGACCAGGCCGCGCAGGTCGAGATCGTCAAGCGGTCCGAGGCCGGCATGGTCACCGACCCGGTCACCTGCCCGCCGGACGCCACCCTGCGCGAGGCGGACGCGCTGTGCGCCAAGTTCCGCATCTCCGGTGTCCCGGTCACCGACGCCGACGGACGGCTGGTCGGCATCATCACCAACCGCGACATGCGGTTCGAGGTCGACCTGTCGCGCCCGGTGCGCGAGGTCATGACCAAGATGCCGCTGGTCACCGCGCCGGTCGGGGTGAGCGCCGAGGCTGCCCTGGGCCTGCTGCGCAAGCACAAGATCGAGAAGCTGCCGCTGGTCGACGGCGACGGCAAGCTGCGCGGTCTCATCACCGTCAAGGACTTCGTCAAGACCGAGCAGTACCCGAACGCCACCAAGGACGCCGACGGTCGCCTGCTCTGCGGTGCGGCGGTCGGCGTGGGCGAGGAGTCGTACAAGCGAGCCATGCTGCTGGTCGAGGCCGGCGTCGACGTGGTCGTGGTCGACACCGCGCACGGGCACTCGCAGCGGGTCGGCGACATGGTGCGTCGGCTGCGCAACGAGGTCGGCACCCGGGTCGACATCGTCGGCGGGAACGTGGCCACCCGGGCCGGCGCGCAGGCGCTGGTCGATGCCGGGGTGGACGCGGTCAAGGTCGGGGTGGGCCCCGGGTCCATCTGCACCACCCGGGTCGTGACCGGTATCGGCGTCCCGCAGGTCACCGCGATCCACGAGGCCGCCAAGGCCTGCCGGCCGGCCGGGGTCCCGGTGATCGGCGACGGCGGTCTGCAGTTCTCCGGTGACATCGCCAAAGCCATCGCGGTCGGCGCGGACACCGTCATGCTCGGCTCGCTGCTGGCCGGTGTGGCCGAGTCGCCGGGCGAGTTGATCTTCGTCGCCGGCAAGCAGTACAAGGCCTACCGGGGGATGGGGTCGCTCGGCGCGATGCAGTCCCGCGGCGAGGCCCGTTCCTACTCCAAGGACCGGTACTCGCAGGACGACGTGCTCAGCGACGACAAGCTGGTCCCCGAGGGCATCGAAGGGCGCGTGCCGTTCCGCGGTCGTCTGCAGGACGTCGCCCACCAGCTGGTCGGTGGTCTGCGCGCGGCGATGGGCTACACCGGGTCGCCGACCATCGAGGCGCTCAAGGACGCCAAGCTGGTCCGCATCACCTCGGCCGGTCTGCGCGAATCGCACCCGCACGACATCACCATCACCGACGAGGCGCCCAACTACGTCAACCGCTGA
- the tsaD gene encoding tRNA (adenosine(37)-N6)-threonylcarbamoyltransferase complex transferase subunit TsaD — translation MRITAAGEQYVGTVLMGIESSCDETGVGLVRITDRGPELLGQAVASSSDEHARFGGVVPEIASRAHLEAMTPTVHAAFANAGVAPGDVAAVAVTSGPGLAGALLVGVAAAKAYATAWGVPLFGVNHLAGHVAADTLEHGPLTEPALALLVSGGHTQLLRIDDLATDITEIGSTVDDAAGEAYDKVARLLGLGYPGGPVIDRLAAQGDASTVRFPRGLTGPKDARYDFSFSGLKTAVARYVETMERNGAGPDELQAAVPDVCAAFQEAVIDVLTAKTVRAAQDLGVGTVVIAGGVAANRGLRELAERRCTAAGLQLRVPRPGLCTDNGAMIAAIGAHVVAAGATPSGPHLTGDPGLPVNVVHAA, via the coding sequence ATGAGGATCACGGCAGCGGGCGAGCAGTACGTCGGCACGGTGCTGATGGGCATCGAGAGTTCCTGCGACGAGACGGGTGTCGGTCTCGTCCGGATCACCGATCGGGGTCCCGAGCTGCTCGGTCAGGCCGTCGCGTCCAGCTCCGACGAGCACGCCCGCTTCGGTGGGGTCGTTCCCGAGATCGCCTCCCGGGCCCACCTGGAGGCCATGACGCCGACGGTGCACGCGGCCTTCGCGAACGCCGGCGTCGCACCGGGTGACGTGGCCGCGGTGGCCGTGACCAGTGGACCCGGGCTGGCCGGCGCGCTGCTGGTCGGGGTGGCCGCGGCCAAGGCGTACGCGACGGCCTGGGGCGTGCCGCTGTTCGGCGTCAACCACCTGGCCGGGCACGTCGCGGCCGACACCCTGGAACACGGCCCGCTCACCGAACCGGCCCTGGCCCTGCTGGTCTCCGGCGGTCACACCCAGCTGCTGCGCATCGACGACCTGGCCACCGACATCACCGAGATCGGGTCCACCGTCGACGATGCCGCCGGCGAGGCGTACGACAAGGTCGCCCGGCTGCTGGGCCTGGGCTACCCCGGCGGGCCGGTCATCGACCGGTTGGCCGCGCAGGGCGATGCGTCGACCGTCCGGTTCCCGCGCGGTCTGACCGGCCCCAAGGACGCCCGCTACGACTTCTCCTTCTCCGGGCTGAAGACCGCGGTCGCCCGCTACGTCGAGACGATGGAACGGAACGGCGCCGGACCCGACGAGCTGCAGGCCGCGGTGCCGGACGTGTGTGCGGCGTTCCAGGAGGCCGTCATCGACGTGCTGACCGCCAAGACGGTGCGGGCGGCACAGGATCTCGGGGTCGGCACCGTGGTGATCGCCGGTGGGGTCGCGGCCAACCGCGGATTGCGCGAGCTGGCCGAGAGGCGCTGCACGGCAGCCGGTCTGCAGCTGCGGGTGCCGCGACCGGGCCTGTGCACCGACAACGGGGCGATGATCGCCGCCATCGGGGCGCACGTGGTGGCGGCCGGGGCGACCCCGTCCGGACCACACCTGACCGGTGACCCCGGACTCCCGGTGAACGTCGTCCACGCCGCCTGA